The following are from one region of the Siniperca chuatsi isolate FFG_IHB_CAS linkage group LG13, ASM2008510v1, whole genome shotgun sequence genome:
- the LOC122887353 gene encoding uncharacterized protein LOC122887353 isoform X1 encodes MFPGWVWQIKTSFSPIHLWKSTSCYPHSWTSPLSLSADCCSVGTADEKKQGRSVCIREEDRAESVAIKDGRISRLLLITGTPDHHQHHQPPQLSTGLIHTSSARSSSYSNLCAAGDHFPVPRPSDSSLSLSVSSPDQPSLQPRQPVQNPLPWSPLNAPLSSLRPVRSNSPCYNALRQTRRDLLIFPHNKTVQTLISSVRVSCFWVPSSFHITPIQDLNIISTLEGFTGNYT; translated from the exons ATGTTCCCTGGATGGGTTTGGCAGATTAAAACTAGCTTTTCTCCAATCCACTTATGGAAGTCCACCTCGTGCTACCCTCATAGTTGGACGTCACCACTGTCACT CTCTGCAGACTGCTGCTCTGTGGGGACTGCTGATGAGAAGAAGCAGGGCCGGTCAGTTTGTAttagagaggaggacagagctgAGTCAGTGGCCATTAAAGACGGAAGG ATCTCCCGGCTGCTattgattaccggcacacctgatcatcatcagcatcatcaacCACCGCAGTTATCTACCGGGCTCATCCACacttccagcgccagatcgtcttcgTACTCCA ACCTCTGTGCTGCCGGTGATCACTTCCCTGTGCCACGGCCATCGGACTCTAGTCTCAGTCTCAGCGTGTCTTCACCCGATCAGCCCAGCCTTCAACCACGCCAGCCAGTCCAGAACCCGCTTCCCTGGTCTCCGCTCAACGCACCACTCTCCAGCCTCCGTCCAGTCCGGTCCAACTCTCCGTGCTACAACGCACTTCGCCAGACACGCCGCGATCTCCTGATCTTtccacacaataaaactgttcagaccTTGATCAGCTCTGtccgtgtgtcctgcttttgggtgccAAGTTCGTTCCACATAACACCCATCCAGGATTTAAATATCATAAGCACACTagagggattcacaggaaattaTACATGA
- the LOC122887353 gene encoding uncharacterized protein LOC122887353 isoform X2 — MFPGWVWQIKTSFSPIHLWKSTSCYPHSWTSPLSLSADCCSVGTADEKKQGRSVCIREEDRAESVAIKDGRTSVLPVITSLCHGHRTLVSVSACLHPISPAFNHASQSRTRFPGLRSTHHSPASVQSGPTLRATTHFARHAAIS; from the exons ATGTTCCCTGGATGGGTTTGGCAGATTAAAACTAGCTTTTCTCCAATCCACTTATGGAAGTCCACCTCGTGCTACCCTCATAGTTGGACGTCACCACTGTCACT CTCTGCAGACTGCTGCTCTGTGGGGACTGCTGATGAGAAGAAGCAGGGCCGGTCAGTTTGTAttagagaggaggacagagctgAGTCAGTGGCCATTAAAGACGGAAGG ACCTCTGTGCTGCCGGTGATCACTTCCCTGTGCCACGGCCATCGGACTCTAGTCTCAGTCTCAGCGTGTCTTCACCCGATCAGCCCAGCCTTCAACCACGCCAGCCAGTCCAGAACCCGCTTCCCTGGTCTCCGCTCAACGCACCACTCTCCAGCCTCCGTCCAGTCCGGTCCAACTCTCCGTGCTACAACGCACTTCGCCAGACACGCCGCGATCTCCTGA